From one Lactiplantibacillus paraplantarum genomic stretch:
- a CDS encoding ABC transporter permease encodes MNFFKRAWLNLTAKKGRSILLVLVTSAIMLFVLAGLLIRNAADTATSNAKKSVGATVTLSANREAAFKKMRSSTSTSKSSRPKLTTSPVKLSDAKKIAKLSNVASYNATVSTSANAKGFDTISTSNSSTGGGMKGMGGSSSSGTGDISITGVTNTSSVSTFESSSSKITKGRGITASDEGTNNVVIESELAKEDSLSVGDTIKLKSTTGDKKTYTMKIVGVYKASSSASTQQGPGSTDVSNSVYTSYTFANTVKGSKYKNTADSVTFDISDPAKVSSVKTSGKQLINTSKYSLSTDDSSYQTVKSSMNNVKSFADKIVWLVAIAGTIILALIVILMIRERRYEIGVLLSLGESRWKIVAQFFAEMVMVLIVSVVLAGFGGKFVGNKLGDQLVSQQTTTATTTTSSTSQQGQPGGGGAPSGNAGGSKPSGNMPGGGQNGGTASATAKTDLDINVTVMDLVELGGFGLAIMFLSIMLASGGILRLQPKKVLID; translated from the coding sequence CGGCAAAAAAAGGCCGTTCAATTCTATTAGTACTCGTCACATCGGCAATTATGCTGTTTGTGTTAGCGGGATTATTAATCAGGAATGCTGCCGATACGGCAACTAGTAATGCCAAGAAGAGTGTCGGGGCAACCGTCACTTTATCTGCTAACCGGGAGGCGGCTTTTAAGAAGATGCGCAGCTCGACGTCTACGAGTAAGAGCAGTCGACCTAAGCTAACCACATCACCCGTTAAGTTGAGCGATGCTAAGAAGATTGCTAAACTCAGCAATGTTGCAAGCTATAATGCAACGGTTTCAACTTCCGCCAATGCGAAGGGTTTTGATACGATTTCAACATCTAATAGCAGTACTGGCGGTGGAATGAAAGGTATGGGTGGTTCAAGTAGTAGTGGTACTGGTGATATCTCAATTACTGGTGTTACTAATACTAGCAGTGTTTCGACCTTTGAAAGTAGCTCAAGTAAGATTACTAAGGGTCGTGGGATCACGGCTAGCGATGAAGGCACTAATAATGTCGTCATTGAAAGCGAATTGGCTAAAGAAGATAGCCTGAGCGTCGGTGATACGATCAAGTTAAAGTCAACAACTGGTGATAAGAAGACCTACACCATGAAGATCGTTGGGGTCTATAAGGCGTCATCTAGTGCCAGCACGCAACAGGGCCCTGGTAGTACCGATGTCAGCAATAGTGTCTACACGTCATACACGTTCGCTAACACGGTCAAGGGTTCTAAGTATAAAAACACGGCTGATTCGGTTACGTTCGATATTTCGGACCCAGCTAAAGTTAGCAGTGTTAAAACGTCTGGTAAACAGTTGATCAATACGTCGAAGTATTCATTGTCAACGGATGACAGCAGTTACCAAACGGTTAAGAGCTCGATGAACAACGTCAAATCATTTGCCGATAAGATTGTTTGGCTTGTCGCTATTGCTGGGACCATTATCCTAGCCTTGATTGTCATTTTGATGATTCGTGAACGTCGCTACGAAATTGGGGTCTTGCTCTCATTAGGTGAGAGTCGTTGGAAGATTGTAGCCCAATTCTTTGCTGAAATGGTGATGGTCTTGATCGTCTCGGTTGTCTTGGCCGGTTTTGGTGGTAAGTTTGTGGGTAATAAACTGGGGGACCAGTTAGTCTCGCAACAAACAACGACCGCAACGACTACGACTAGTTCAACTAGTCAGCAAGGTCAACCTGGAGGCGGTGGTGCCCCTAGTGGTAATGCTGGTGGTAGCAAGCCTAGTGGTAATATGCCAGGCGGTGGCCAGAATGGCGGTACGGCTAGTGCAACAGCCAAGACGGACCTGGACATTAATGTCACAGTGATGGACCTAGTTGAACTTGGTGGTTTTGGTTTAGCGATTATGTTCTTGTCGATTATGCTAGCTTCGGGCGGCATACTACGACTACAGCCGAAGAAAGTCTTAATTGATTAG
- a CDS encoding ABC transporter ATP-binding protein, with translation MLKVNDLGYWYDRQENSLFEHVDLEFKSGTSYAIVGQSGSGKTTFLSLLAGLDKPRAGQIELNGEPINKIGLTNYRKSKVAIVFQSYNLLTYMSPLNNLMTAMAITNSEHRGDKDYAMKMLRRLGITDDQMKKNVQRLSGGQQQRVAIARTMVCDAKLVVADEPTGNLDEENTKYVIDQFQKIAHEQKKCVIIVTHEPDVADVCDHSFRLEKHQFVAET, from the coding sequence ATGTTAAAAGTAAATGATCTTGGTTACTGGTATGACCGCCAAGAAAATAGCCTGTTTGAGCACGTCGACTTGGAGTTTAAATCTGGAACATCATACGCAATTGTTGGTCAAAGTGGGTCTGGAAAGACAACTTTTCTCTCACTACTAGCAGGGTTAGATAAACCACGCGCTGGCCAGATTGAACTCAATGGTGAGCCAATTAATAAAATTGGATTGACTAATTACCGAAAGTCGAAAGTTGCCATTGTCTTTCAATCGTATAATTTGTTGACGTACATGTCACCATTGAATAATCTCATGACTGCCATGGCAATTACGAATTCAGAACACCGTGGTGATAAGGATTATGCGATGAAGATGTTACGGCGGCTAGGAATTACGGATGACCAGATGAAGAAAAATGTGCAGCGTTTGTCTGGTGGTCAGCAACAACGAGTTGCCATCGCCCGCACGATGGTGTGCGATGCTAAGCTAGTGGTTGCCGATGAACCAACGGGTAATTTAGATGAGGAAAATACGAAATATGTGATTGACCAATTCCAAAAGATTGCCCATGAACAAAAGAAATGCGTGATTATTGTGACGCATGAACCGGACGTCGCGGATGTTTGCGACCATTCATTCCGGTTAGAAAAGCATCAATTTGTTGCTGAAACCTAG
- a CDS encoding CPBP family intramembrane glutamic endopeptidase has product MQLTKHGWGAVISIFILVPILFKLSALLPVPTLYSGLTQDLLILLLFLLLNHFWFKIPIKWWHSQSLAHQSLQLIPGIIILLLPMTSNYIKLFQLARTPILGFYIGYTLLIGITEEYLYRGMLLPLLRDCFPNRIMLAICIDSLLFGFTHLLINSSQLTLSYVIPQVFYAAMGGLVFCGLYLRTNNLVWSMMLHTLSDVSVIVSLATHTHTAAKLSIPTAYAIGISVLYLVLFIIVAFIIRWQVRPKKSALSQ; this is encoded by the coding sequence ATGCAACTAACTAAACACGGTTGGGGTGCCGTTATTAGTATTTTTATTTTGGTTCCGATTCTTTTTAAATTAAGCGCATTATTACCAGTACCAACATTGTACAGTGGTCTAACCCAAGACTTACTGATACTTTTACTATTTCTATTATTAAACCATTTTTGGTTTAAAATACCGATTAAGTGGTGGCACTCACAGTCACTCGCTCATCAAAGCCTGCAGCTCATTCCTGGTATCATTATTTTATTGTTACCTATGACCAGTAATTACATTAAATTATTTCAGTTGGCTCGGACCCCAATATTGGGTTTCTATATCGGCTATACGTTATTAATTGGCATTACTGAAGAATACCTTTACCGGGGTATGCTCCTACCATTACTGCGAGACTGTTTTCCCAATCGGATAATGCTAGCCATCTGCATTGACAGTTTATTATTTGGTTTTACCCACCTACTCATTAACAGTAGTCAACTGACTCTTAGCTACGTCATTCCCCAAGTCTTTTACGCCGCAATGGGAGGGCTCGTTTTCTGCGGCCTTTATCTGCGAACTAATAACTTAGTCTGGTCGATGATGCTCCACACATTATCAGACGTATCCGTCATTGTTAGTTTAGCCACTCACACTCACACTGCTGCCAAATTAAGCATCCCCACTGCTTACGCGATTGGTATTTCAGTACTTTACCTTGTTCTATTTATTATCGTCGCCTTTATTATTCGCTGGCAAGTTCGTCCTAAAAAATCAGCTCTATCCCAGTAA
- a CDS encoding CPBP family intramembrane glutamic endopeptidase: MIFIAIALILNRDWLQQPLTYSLTATWRQRLHPLEPTLIVTGLMGGYTLMTAHRLNTTLTILFIAILISLFEETFFRGMLFQASRQTLGVIKAAIFSSLLFSLTHLINLSHQALSLTLLQLVFTFVFGLLLCLITAQTASLFWPLIIHATNDFFSLMQPPINLPGIHSTASFQIVEVVIVVLLMVPILRQNRAWLP, encoded by the coding sequence ATGATTTTTATTGCAATCGCCCTCATATTAAATCGTGACTGGCTACAACAACCTCTCACCTATAGTCTAACTGCCACTTGGAGACAACGTTTGCACCCCCTCGAACCAACTTTAATTGTAACTGGCTTAATGGGTGGTTACACGTTGATGACCGCGCATCGTCTGAATACCACGTTAACGATCCTATTTATCGCCATACTCATCAGCTTATTTGAAGAGACTTTTTTTCGAGGCATGCTGTTTCAAGCAAGCCGTCAAACACTAGGCGTGATCAAAGCTGCAATCTTTAGTAGCCTCCTCTTTAGTCTAACGCACCTGATTAACCTTAGTCACCAAGCCCTCAGTCTAACCTTATTACAACTAGTATTTACGTTTGTATTCGGCTTACTTTTGTGCCTAATTACTGCGCAGACAGCATCGTTATTTTGGCCACTGATTATCCATGCCACTAATGATTTCTTTAGCTTGATGCAACCACCAATCAATTTACCAGGAATTCATTCCACTGCTAGTTTTCAAATTGTAGAAGTTGTCATTGTCGTGTTATTAATGGTACCCATTCTGCGCCAAAATCGGGCATGGCTACCATAA
- a CDS encoding LysM peptidoglycan-binding domain-containing protein → MKIKNLVLSSTAALALFAISTTVANADTYTVKAGDTVSAIAKAHNTSVSTIEKANKLANVNLIFVGDKLEVNGTTTTTSATSTAPQSATSQAATSTATSASATSAASQSVASQASSSAATSSATSQATSSVATSAASSASSTQSAASQASSSAATTSQASSNATSSAASSTSSTTSSYNGSNMQSYVLSQMASRTGVSASTWNTIITRESNWQSSVKNSTSGAYGLFQNMHISSGSVQDQVNAAVNLYNAQGMSAWAL, encoded by the coding sequence ATGAAGATCAAAAACCTTGTATTATCATCAACTGCTGCATTAGCTTTATTCGCTATCTCAACAACGGTTGCCAACGCTGATACTTATACTGTTAAGGCCGGCGATACTGTTTCAGCCATTGCCAAAGCACACAACACTTCAGTATCAACTATCGAAAAGGCAAACAAGTTGGCTAATGTTAACTTAATCTTCGTTGGTGATAAGCTTGAAGTCAACGGTACTACTACTACGACTTCTGCTACAAGTACTGCACCACAATCAGCAACTAGTCAAGCTGCTACTTCAACTGCAACTAGTGCCAGTGCTACTAGTGCTGCTTCACAATCAGTTGCTAGCCAAGCTTCTAGTTCTGCTGCTACTTCTTCAGCAACTAGCCAAGCTACTTCAAGTGTTGCAACGAGTGCCGCTTCTTCAGCAAGCTCAACACAATCAGCTGCTAGCCAAGCTTCTAGTTCCGCTGCAACCACTAGCCAGGCTTCATCAAATGCCACTAGCTCAGCTGCATCATCAACTAGCTCAACGACTTCAAGCTACAATGGTAGCAACATGCAAAGCTATGTTTTAAGCCAAATGGCATCACGGACTGGCGTTTCAGCTTCAACTTGGAATACCATCATTACGCGTGAATCAAACTGGCAATCATCTGTTAAGAACAGTACTTCTGGTGCCTACGGTTTATTCCAAAACATGCATATCAGCAGTGGCTCTGTTCAAGACCAAGTTAACGCTGCCGTTAACTTATACAATGCACAAGGCATGTCTGCTTGGGCTTTATAA
- a CDS encoding LysM peptidoglycan-binding domain-containing protein: MKIKNALLSTAAATASLFAIGATAQAATVTVKSGDTVSAIAAENNTTIAAIQQANHLKDVNLILVGQQLEVNGDSTTTTSTQTTQQTTTTQASTQTSQAQTNQASQTQSSQAQTSTPAAKTTTQTTSSTSNYSNSGSDSAAKAWIAGKESGGSYSARNGQYIGKYQLSASYLNGDYSAANQERVANSYVSSRYGSWSNAKSHWLANGWY, translated from the coding sequence ATGAAGATTAAGAATGCTTTATTATCAACTGCTGCCGCTACTGCTAGTCTCTTTGCCATTGGTGCTACTGCCCAAGCCGCTACGGTAACTGTTAAATCTGGCGATACGGTTTCTGCTATCGCTGCTGAAAACAATACGACGATTGCTGCAATCCAACAAGCTAACCACTTAAAAGACGTTAACTTAATTTTAGTTGGTCAACAACTTGAAGTTAATGGTGATAGCACCACGACCACTTCAACGCAAACGACGCAACAAACGACCACGACGCAAGCTTCAACCCAAACTAGCCAAGCCCAAACAAACCAAGCTAGCCAGACGCAATCAAGTCAAGCCCAAACCAGCACACCTGCTGCTAAGACTACGACGCAAACGACTAGTTCAACATCTAACTACAGTAACAGTGGTTCTGATAGTGCTGCTAAGGCTTGGATTGCTGGTAAAGAATCTGGCGGTTCATACTCCGCTCGTAACGGTCAATACATCGGTAAGTACCAATTAAGTGCTTCATACTTAAACGGTGATTACTCCGCCGCTAACCAAGAACGGGTTGCAAACAGTTATGTTTCTTCACGTTACGGTTCATGGAGCAATGCTAAGAGTCACTGGTTGGCTAACGGCTGGTACTAA
- a CDS encoding glycine cleavage system protein H, with the protein MAKQESAWKQMIHFYRHDYEEQHAPMLYGDVWLKTKSHQRLLLGLSTQGQQNLGLVSQISLPTNGEHLMAGDTLATLTDDHGVHTLPTPFSGTVQKTNVALQATPQLIVSNKQTDNWLVQLKAD; encoded by the coding sequence ATGGCAAAACAAGAATCGGCTTGGAAACAAATGATCCATTTCTATCGTCATGACTATGAGGAACAACACGCGCCGATGTTATACGGTGACGTATGGTTAAAGACCAAATCACACCAACGGCTACTGCTAGGGCTAAGCACTCAAGGCCAGCAAAACTTAGGCCTAGTTAGTCAAATTAGCTTGCCAACTAATGGCGAGCATCTCATGGCAGGGGACACTTTGGCAACTCTCACAGACGACCATGGTGTGCACACACTGCCAACGCCCTTTAGTGGTACCGTTCAGAAGACTAATGTTGCTTTACAAGCTACCCCACAACTGATCGTTAGTAACAAGCAAACGGATAATTGGTTAGTCCAATTAAAGGCTGACTAG
- a CDS encoding sce7725 family protein: protein MSTYYPYLRGRMYDLLALKALCEQNQLGPDIIPVIEPVRDSKELQQTVRTFIEAQQPFSIIANPQVSVYGLNTVKLHPLPDLRPYPFYHPGAILAADFSHDFLTTGLGQTSLLVAPNYPLLKTYQHTNTLRQTGHILIPDEARLHELLPTRAILLTDPVPTPAHVADYQELVDAYFAPANWHLSPVGFDGFGDYSLMGRPYFDHGMPSRAIALHIIYVTVNGDLRIHHFVSDSNTNMRGQKKKFFEALTKLTAWAPTHLTGLNRTPALAALLAYAEGTKFPGLGTIKKLAIMHHFQLMHQLLALN, encoded by the coding sequence ATGAGTACCTACTACCCTTACTTACGTGGCCGAATGTATGATCTATTGGCCTTAAAAGCCTTGTGCGAGCAAAATCAATTAGGTCCCGACATCATCCCAGTTATTGAACCAGTCCGTGATTCTAAGGAATTACAACAGACCGTTCGGACTTTCATTGAAGCACAACAACCGTTTAGCATCATTGCCAATCCCCAAGTAAGCGTCTACGGACTCAATACCGTTAAACTCCATCCACTGCCAGACCTGCGTCCCTATCCGTTTTACCATCCGGGAGCGATTCTTGCAGCTGACTTTAGTCACGATTTTCTGACGACTGGTCTTGGTCAGACGAGCTTGCTAGTAGCACCTAACTATCCGTTGCTTAAGACTTACCAACACACTAACACTTTGCGTCAGACCGGGCATATTCTGATTCCTGATGAGGCGCGACTACACGAACTACTCCCAACCCGTGCTATCTTATTGACCGATCCCGTGCCAACACCAGCGCACGTTGCGGATTACCAGGAATTAGTCGACGCTTATTTTGCACCAGCCAACTGGCACCTATCACCAGTTGGCTTTGATGGCTTTGGCGATTATTCATTAATGGGCCGTCCGTACTTTGATCACGGGATGCCGTCACGCGCAATTGCGTTACATATTATTTATGTTACGGTTAATGGTGACCTCCGCATCCATCATTTTGTCTCAGATAGTAATACCAATATGCGTGGTCAAAAGAAGAAATTTTTCGAAGCACTCACGAAGCTAACAGCTTGGGCGCCCACCCACTTAACGGGATTAAATCGCACCCCAGCTTTGGCCGCCCTACTAGCCTATGCTGAAGGCACCAAATTTCCAGGATTAGGAACAATCAAAAAACTAGCAATCATGCACCACTTTCAATTAATGCACCAACTACTGGCACTGAATTAG
- a CDS encoding ATP-dependent DNA helicase yields the protein MATKIGIRQLVEFVLRQGDLNEVKNSQNTALNGAKIHRQLQSSRGEDYDSEVYLKKVVTMNATDYIIAGRADGIQLNDDGALIEEIKTSDQAFEDLSTNTQTLYWGQIKVYGYLLLQEHPDLDQVTLQLTYFQVINEKITKTQQVLHRAELDAFFQDLITEYEYWLTLRADLRQQRNTSIKELPFPFPAFRPGQHELAGAVYKTIRLQKRLFVEAPTGTGKTISTLFPAIKAMGEDVIERLFYLTAKQSTRHVAEEAVTLMSHDGLKLKSITLTAKDQIRFPEEQDMLPEDNPYMIGYYDRLKPALKDLLTHEDQITRPIIEQYARKHTIDPFEFSLDTSLFCDVIICDYNYLFDPLVYLQRFFSESDDDNFFLVDEVHNLVSRSRDMYSAAISNQPISALLKLAKPDKSQPSDDLQRELKKVRRSFTRISKTLLDDQVTEQVLPDPPDKLLRTLRTFNEFVIDWLAQQKPGPLLDAVRDYFFACLTFVKIGDLYDGSYQTRFVLDGHHLTIKELCLDPSDFLNRSLELGSGAVLFSATLTPMAYYQRVLGGEANSLAYQLPSPFPPKHQAILVTQYVQTTYHEREHNVPRIIASLHAMLTAKRGNYLVFFPSYGYLLQIKTAFEAAYPDVATTAQASTMDATARQTFLNQFQSAPAQTLLGFCVLGGIFSEGIDLRGDRLIGVAIVSVGLPGINPETNLIRDYYDHQNGLGFAYAYQLPGMNNVLQAAGRLIRSAKDTGIVLLLDQRFASRRYTELFPAHWQYYQTIQSVPQLEATITNFWHQTEVTH from the coding sequence ATGGCAACTAAGATTGGGATTCGACAACTGGTAGAATTCGTCTTGCGACAAGGCGACTTAAATGAAGTGAAAAATAGTCAGAACACTGCGTTAAATGGTGCCAAGATTCACCGGCAGCTCCAGAGTAGTCGTGGCGAAGACTATGATAGCGAAGTTTACCTTAAAAAAGTCGTCACGATGAATGCCACCGATTATATTATTGCTGGTCGGGCAGATGGTATTCAATTAAACGATGACGGCGCTTTGATCGAAGAAATCAAAACTTCTGATCAAGCCTTTGAAGACTTAAGTACCAATACACAGACTCTTTACTGGGGCCAAATTAAAGTCTACGGTTACCTTTTACTACAAGAGCACCCTGACCTCGATCAAGTTACTTTACAGCTGACTTATTTTCAAGTTATCAATGAAAAAATCACTAAAACTCAGCAAGTTCTTCACCGCGCCGAACTAGACGCCTTCTTTCAGGACTTAATTACAGAATATGAATATTGGCTAACACTACGGGCTGATTTGCGTCAGCAACGAAATACTTCCATTAAAGAGCTCCCATTTCCATTTCCAGCTTTTCGACCGGGCCAGCACGAATTAGCTGGCGCTGTTTATAAGACCATTCGATTACAAAAACGATTATTTGTCGAAGCACCAACTGGGACGGGGAAAACGATCTCAACACTATTTCCGGCCATCAAAGCAATGGGCGAAGACGTGATTGAACGCCTCTTTTACCTGACTGCTAAGCAAAGTACGCGCCACGTCGCTGAAGAGGCCGTTACATTAATGAGTCATGACGGTCTCAAACTTAAAAGCATTACGTTAACCGCCAAGGATCAGATTCGCTTTCCTGAAGAACAAGATATGCTTCCCGAAGATAATCCTTATATGATTGGCTACTACGACCGGCTTAAGCCGGCACTCAAGGATTTATTGACTCATGAAGACCAGATTACTCGTCCCATTATTGAACAGTATGCTCGCAAGCATACTATCGATCCATTTGAATTCTCCCTCGATACATCGCTTTTCTGTGATGTGATTATTTGCGATTACAATTACCTCTTTGATCCGTTAGTCTATTTACAACGATTCTTTAGCGAAAGTGATGACGACAACTTCTTTCTTGTCGATGAAGTTCACAACCTAGTTAGTCGATCTCGTGATATGTACTCAGCAGCGATTAGCAATCAACCGATTAGTGCGTTACTAAAGCTTGCCAAACCCGATAAAAGTCAACCTAGTGATGACTTGCAACGCGAACTCAAAAAGGTTCGGCGCAGTTTTACACGGATCAGTAAGACCTTGCTTGACGATCAAGTCACCGAACAAGTATTACCTGATCCCCCGGACAAATTATTACGCACCCTAAGAACTTTTAACGAATTTGTGATCGACTGGTTAGCGCAGCAAAAGCCGGGACCGCTGCTTGACGCCGTCCGTGACTATTTCTTCGCCTGTCTGACTTTTGTTAAGATTGGCGATCTGTACGATGGCAGCTATCAGACACGCTTCGTCCTTGATGGCCATCACTTGACGATCAAGGAACTCTGCCTTGATCCAAGTGACTTTCTTAACCGTTCCCTAGAACTGGGTAGTGGTGCCGTCCTTTTCTCTGCAACACTAACCCCCATGGCATATTACCAGCGGGTGCTCGGTGGTGAAGCCAATAGTTTGGCCTACCAACTGCCATCGCCATTTCCACCAAAACATCAGGCCATCCTCGTCACTCAGTACGTTCAAACGACGTATCACGAGCGGGAACATAACGTGCCCCGGATCATTGCTAGTTTACACGCCATGTTGACAGCTAAACGCGGCAACTACCTCGTGTTCTTCCCATCGTATGGCTATCTGCTGCAGATTAAGACAGCCTTTGAAGCCGCCTATCCCGATGTCGCAACTACTGCGCAAGCCTCGACGATGGATGCAACAGCCCGGCAGACCTTTTTGAACCAGTTTCAGTCAGCCCCAGCGCAAACCTTACTCGGTTTCTGCGTACTGGGTGGCATCTTCTCTGAAGGTATTGATTTACGTGGCGATCGTTTAATCGGAGTTGCCATCGTTAGCGTTGGTTTGCCAGGGATCAATCCCGAAACCAACTTGATTCGGGACTACTACGACCATCAAAATGGCCTGGGATTTGCCTACGCTTATCAGCTACCAGGGATGAACAACGTCCTACAGGCAGCTGGTCGCCTAATTCGTAGCGCCAAGGATACCGGAATCGTGCTGTTATTAGACCAACGTTTTGCCAGCCGACGCTACACTGAGTTATTCCCAGCACACTGGCAATACTATCAGACGATCCAATCAGTGCCGCAGCTCGAAGCGACCATTACCAACTTTTGGCACCAAACGGAGGTGACTCATTAA
- a CDS encoding acetate/propionate family kinase — MAKILAINAGSSTLKWKLFSVPEETVIASGMVDRLGLSDSVFTIKKADGSKYSETKDKIDAKEAAAMVLTRLKSDNIVTHLSEITGVGHRVVAGGEDFKDSVIITPQTLKKIKDLSEYAPLHNPTQAYYIEVFRDLLPKATQVAVFDTSLYADMPKVNYLYSIPYDYYEKFGARKYGAHGTSHRYVANRTAQLLGKPLDSLKLVTLHLGSGASITAFDHGKAVDTSMGFTPLAGITMSTRSGDIDASIIPFLMRHLGISDVEDFVDILNHKSGLLGISGLSPDMRDLDKTQDTRERSKLAIDIFVNRVVKYVGSYIAEMNGIDALVFTAGVGENSWMIRERVTNALGYFGVTVDDEKNHMHGKEQIISKDDEPVTVMVVPTNEELMIVRDVERLSKAE; from the coding sequence ATGGCAAAAATATTAGCAATTAATGCCGGCAGTTCAACTTTAAAATGGAAGCTTTTCAGTGTTCCCGAAGAAACGGTAATCGCATCGGGAATGGTTGATCGGCTGGGATTGTCAGATTCCGTTTTTACAATTAAGAAAGCGGACGGTAGTAAGTATTCTGAAACAAAGGACAAAATTGACGCAAAAGAAGCAGCCGCGATGGTTCTAACACGGTTGAAGAGCGATAACATTGTGACCCACCTTAGTGAAATCACCGGGGTTGGCCATCGGGTCGTTGCGGGTGGCGAAGATTTTAAAGATTCCGTCATTATTACGCCACAAACTTTGAAAAAAATCAAAGATTTATCTGAGTATGCGCCGCTACATAATCCAACGCAGGCTTATTATATTGAAGTATTCCGTGATTTATTACCAAAAGCGACTCAAGTAGCCGTGTTCGACACTTCGCTGTATGCGGATATGCCTAAAGTTAATTACCTATATAGTATTCCTTACGATTATTATGAGAAGTTTGGCGCGCGGAAGTATGGGGCACATGGTACAAGTCACCGTTACGTTGCCAACCGAACGGCCCAATTATTAGGCAAACCGCTTGACTCACTTAAATTAGTGACGCTGCACTTAGGATCAGGAGCTTCAATCACTGCCTTTGATCATGGTAAAGCGGTTGATACGTCAATGGGGTTCACACCACTGGCTGGGATTACAATGAGCACACGTTCGGGCGATATTGACGCGTCAATTATTCCATTTTTAATGCGCCACTTAGGAATTTCTGATGTCGAGGACTTCGTGGATATTTTGAATCACAAGTCCGGTTTGCTGGGTATTTCCGGGCTATCACCTGACATGCGTGATCTTGATAAAACGCAAGATACGCGTGAACGCTCGAAACTCGCCATTGATATCTTTGTTAATCGGGTTGTGAAGTACGTTGGTAGTTATATTGCCGAGATGAACGGTATTGATGCCCTTGTCTTCACAGCAGGTGTGGGTGAAAACTCGTGGATGATTCGTGAACGTGTTACTAACGCATTGGGTTACTTTGGTGTAACCGTTGACGATGAAAAGAATCATATGCACGGCAAGGAGCAAATTATTAGTAAGGATGACGAACCGGTAACGGTCATGGTCGTCCCAACTAACGAAGAGTTGATGATTGTACGCGACGTTGAGCGACTATCTAAAGCTGAATAA
- a CDS encoding GNAT family N-acetyltransferase has protein sequence MWSIKTFSELTTTELYAIYELRVKTFVVEQQRIYQEVDAIDLAAYHVFKTVNHKIVAYARIFKEAAHLSFGRVVVDQKQRGQHLGTDLMSHIEQVVQDHYSNLPIQIEAQVPVQGFYQHFGFTSSGAPFLFNHTPHIKMTKPALQVQ, from the coding sequence ATGTGGTCAATCAAAACATTCTCAGAATTAACAACAACTGAATTATACGCTATTTATGAATTGCGCGTCAAAACGTTTGTCGTTGAACAACAACGTATCTATCAAGAAGTCGACGCTATCGATTTGGCAGCTTATCATGTCTTTAAAACCGTTAATCACAAAATTGTTGCATACGCACGAATCTTCAAAGAGGCCGCTCACCTTTCTTTTGGTCGGGTAGTGGTTGACCAAAAACAACGTGGTCAGCATCTAGGAACCGATCTAATGAGTCACATCGAGCAAGTCGTTCAAGACCACTATTCCAACTTGCCAATTCAAATTGAAGCCCAAGTGCCAGTACAAGGTTTTTACCAGCATTTTGGCTTCACTTCGAGCGGCGCACCATTCCTATTCAACCATACACCCCACATCAAGATGACCAAACCAGCATTACAAGTCCAGTAG
- a CDS encoding MarR family winged helix-turn-helix transcriptional regulator has translation MIPTLRLMGTLSRIVMNEGNQRFAKYGLNNNQFIYLIRICEQPGLFFSQLADQMKMDRTTNYRAVQNLIKKGYVSKQTHPENKKVRCLYPTNAGQALYPELHAYEQWCADLVGEQLTAGQQQVLFESLSLVTANVTKHIE, from the coding sequence ATGATACCAACATTAAGATTGATGGGAACTTTGTCGCGAATTGTCATGAATGAGGGCAATCAGCGTTTTGCAAAATACGGTCTCAATAATAATCAGTTTATTTATTTAATTCGGATTTGCGAGCAACCCGGGTTATTTTTCAGTCAACTAGCTGATCAAATGAAGATGGATCGAACCACTAACTATCGGGCTGTTCAGAATTTAATAAAAAAAGGCTATGTGTCTAAGCAAACTCATCCAGAGAATAAAAAAGTGCGTTGCTTGTATCCCACTAATGCTGGTCAAGCGCTGTATCCGGAATTACATGCTTATGAACAATGGTGTGCTGACTTAGTCGGCGAACAATTAACGGCCGGACAACAACAAGTCTTGTTTGAAAGTTTGTCACTAGTAACTGCTAATGTGACTAAGCATATTGAGTAA